In Bacillus sp. DX3.1, the following proteins share a genomic window:
- a CDS encoding DUF1146 family protein yields the protein MAHLLGQQALIAIVSHLLFITITWWALQGLHIERLMKAGKVLQTRILLILVTIAIGTSVSNFFLDYLGYSKSLTYLVK from the coding sequence TTGGCGCATCTTTTAGGGCAACAAGCACTGATTGCGATTGTGTCGCATTTACTGTTTATTACCATTACGTGGTGGGCATTGCAAGGCCTCCATATCGAACGCCTGATGAAAGCGGGAAAAGTACTGCAAACAAGGATCCTACTCATTCTTGTTACGATTGCAATCGGGACATCTGTCAGCAACTTTTTCCTTGATTATTTAGGGTATTCAAAGAGTTTAACGTATTTAGTAAAGTAA
- the nuoK gene encoding NADH-quinone oxidoreductase subunit NuoK — protein sequence MSSVPASAYLTLAIILFCIGLFGALTKRNTVIVLVCIELMLNAANLNLIAFSKLGFFPNLTGQIFSLFTMSVAAAEAAVGLAILIALYRNRATVNVDEMDSLKH from the coding sequence ATGAGTAGCGTCCCAGCTTCCGCGTACTTAACCCTTGCGATTATCCTGTTTTGCATCGGTTTATTCGGGGCTTTAACAAAGCGTAATACGGTCATTGTATTAGTGTGTATTGAACTAATGTTAAACGCAGCGAATTTAAATTTAATTGCTTTTAGTAAATTAGGCTTTTTTCCAAACTTGACGGGACAAATCTTTTCACTGTTTACGATGTCTGTTGCGGCGGCGGAAGCGGCGGTGGGACTTGCGATTTTAATTGCGCTATATCGCAACCGTGCAACGGTGAATGTAGATGAAATGGATTCACTAAAGCATTAA
- the murA gene encoding UDP-N-acetylglucosamine 1-carboxyvinyltransferase, translated as MEKIIVRGGKRLNGTVRVEGAKNAVLPIIAAALLASDGKNVLSEVPVLSDVYTINEVLRHLNAEVVFENNQVTIDASKDLNIEAPFEYVRKMRASVLVMGPLLARNGRARIALPGGCAIGSRPIDQHLKGFEAMGAKVKVGNGFVEAYVDGQLQGAKIYLDFPSVGATENIMSAAVLAKGTTVIENVAKEPEIVDLANFLNAMGAKVRGAGTGTIRIEGVEKLYGANHSIIPDRVEAGTFMVAAAITGGDILIENAVPEHLRSITAKMEEMGIKVIEEHEGVRVIGPDKLKAVDIKTMPHPGFPTDMQSQMMALLLKADGTSMITETVFENRFMHVEEFRRMNADIKIEGRSVIMNGPGNLQGAEVAATDLRAAAALILAGLVSDGYTRVTELKHLDRGYVNFHGKLAALGANIERVNEQVEEVTEQKVSDLRA; from the coding sequence TTGGAAAAGATCATCGTCCGTGGCGGAAAGCGGTTGAACGGCACAGTGCGTGTAGAGGGCGCAAAAAATGCTGTATTACCTATAATCGCTGCAGCCCTATTAGCGAGTGACGGAAAGAATGTACTATCTGAAGTACCGGTTTTATCTGATGTATACACAATTAACGAGGTGTTACGTCATTTAAATGCTGAAGTCGTATTTGAAAACAATCAAGTTACAATTGATGCTTCAAAGGATTTAAACATTGAAGCTCCATTTGAGTATGTACGTAAAATGCGTGCATCTGTTCTTGTAATGGGACCACTATTAGCACGTAATGGTCGTGCTCGTATTGCACTTCCTGGTGGCTGTGCAATTGGTTCACGTCCAATTGACCAACATTTAAAAGGCTTCGAAGCAATGGGAGCAAAAGTAAAAGTTGGTAACGGATTTGTTGAAGCATATGTAGACGGTCAATTACAAGGCGCAAAAATTTACTTAGACTTCCCGAGTGTAGGGGCAACAGAAAATATTATGTCTGCAGCTGTATTAGCAAAAGGGACAACAGTAATTGAAAACGTAGCGAAAGAACCAGAAATCGTAGACTTAGCGAATTTCTTAAATGCAATGGGAGCAAAAGTACGCGGAGCTGGAACTGGCACGATTCGTATTGAGGGCGTTGAGAAATTATATGGTGCAAATCATTCTATTATTCCTGATCGCGTAGAAGCAGGAACGTTTATGGTTGCAGCTGCAATTACAGGTGGAGACATCTTAATTGAAAATGCTGTACCAGAACATTTACGTTCTATTACAGCGAAAATGGAAGAAATGGGTATTAAAGTTATCGAGGAACACGAGGGCGTACGCGTTATCGGTCCAGATAAACTAAAAGCGGTTGACATTAAAACAATGCCGCACCCAGGTTTCCCAACAGATATGCAATCACAAATGATGGCATTGTTATTAAAAGCTGACGGCACAAGCATGATTACAGAAACGGTATTTGAAAACCGTTTTATGCATGTTGAAGAATTCCGCCGTATGAATGCAGATATCAAAATCGAAGGTCGCTCTGTTATTATGAATGGACCAGGCAACTTACAAGGTGCAGAAGTAGCAGCAACAGATTTACGTGCTGCAGCTGCATTAATTTTAGCTGGTTTAGTATCAGATGGTTACACTCGTGTAACAGAATTAAAACATCTTGATCGTGGATATGTAAACTTCCATGGTAAGTTAGCGGCATTAGGTGCAAATATTGAACGTGTAAACGAACAAGTAGAAGAAGTGACAGAACAAAAAGTATCTGATCTTCGCGCTTAA
- the nuoL gene encoding NADH-quinone oxidoreductase subunit L — protein MINYAWLIPLFPLASFLLLIMFGKKLKEGSSLLGILLAFLSFVGAVLVLIERFSSGTVKQQWVWLQLSDVDISFGFEINALNALMLFIVTLVSLLVHVYSKGYMHDEERLPVFYAYLGLFTFAMLGLVISTNLLQLYVFWELVGLGSFLLIGFYFFKEEAKAAAKKAFIMTRIGDVGLFIGMILLFWQTGSFEYDAIFKAVQSGEIAPAMITLTAILIFVGAMGKSGQFPLHTWLPDAMEGPTPVSALIHAATMVAAGVYLVATMFPLFSASAVAMQTVAVIGAFTAIFAASIGLVQTDIKRVLAYSTVSQLGYMMLALGSAGYVAGVFHLTTHAFFKALLFLAAGSVIHAVHTQNIKEMGGLHKKMKVTGTLFLIGTLAISGVPLFSGFFSKDEILMAAWMHGNYGLFVLAIIAAFFTAFYMFRLYFLVFTGEAPEEQKNVHESPRVMTFPMIVLGVLAVLAGYINTPWFGTFLGDWLTKDVQFQVEKSHGPIWIMVVATLISLAGIFLAYLMYGKRSISKDWAGGKETMTYSILKEKYYIDEIYSTVVLPLVKGIAIVLRFFETYIVEGIARLIGGIVRGTSSGGSKLQNGKVQMYGTVTAVSLAALVVILLFTGGYWQ, from the coding sequence ATGATCAATTACGCATGGCTCATACCGCTTTTCCCGCTTGCCTCATTTCTTTTGCTCATTATGTTCGGGAAGAAACTGAAAGAAGGAAGCAGTTTACTCGGCATTCTCCTTGCATTTCTTTCCTTTGTGGGTGCGGTACTTGTATTAATAGAACGATTCTCATCAGGAACGGTCAAACAGCAATGGGTATGGCTACAGCTTAGTGATGTAGATATTTCGTTTGGTTTTGAGATTAACGCATTGAATGCCTTAATGCTCTTTATTGTTACACTTGTCAGTTTACTCGTACATGTGTATTCGAAAGGATATATGCATGATGAGGAAAGGCTTCCTGTTTTCTATGCATACTTAGGGTTATTTACCTTTGCGATGCTGGGGCTTGTCATCTCCACAAACTTATTGCAGCTGTATGTATTTTGGGAGCTAGTTGGACTTGGTTCGTTCTTACTCATCGGCTTTTACTTTTTTAAAGAAGAAGCGAAAGCTGCTGCGAAAAAAGCATTTATTATGACTCGCATTGGAGATGTTGGCTTATTTATCGGGATGATCTTACTCTTTTGGCAAACTGGTAGTTTTGAGTATGATGCAATCTTTAAGGCAGTTCAATCTGGAGAAATAGCACCTGCAATGATTACGCTCACTGCGATTTTAATCTTTGTCGGTGCGATGGGGAAATCCGGTCAGTTTCCGCTGCATACGTGGTTGCCAGATGCAATGGAAGGACCGACGCCTGTATCGGCACTTATTCATGCAGCGACGATGGTAGCGGCTGGGGTGTATTTAGTAGCAACGATGTTCCCACTTTTCTCCGCAAGTGCTGTAGCGATGCAAACCGTCGCTGTCATTGGCGCCTTTACCGCGATTTTTGCAGCATCCATTGGGCTTGTGCAGACGGATATTAAACGAGTCCTCGCGTATTCCACAGTTAGTCAGCTTGGCTATATGATGCTCGCTCTTGGCTCGGCTGGATACGTTGCAGGTGTCTTTCATTTAACGACGCACGCTTTCTTTAAAGCATTACTTTTCTTAGCGGCAGGAAGCGTCATTCATGCGGTGCATACGCAAAACATTAAAGAAATGGGCGGATTGCATAAGAAAATGAAAGTAACCGGGACGCTCTTCTTGATCGGTACGCTGGCCATTAGCGGAGTTCCACTCTTCTCAGGATTCTTTAGTAAAGATGAAATTTTGATGGCAGCGTGGATGCACGGCAATTACGGTTTATTCGTCCTTGCGATCATCGCGGCTTTCTTTACAGCGTTCTACATGTTCCGTTTATACTTTCTTGTCTTTACAGGAGAGGCTCCTGAAGAGCAAAAGAATGTGCACGAATCCCCGCGCGTGATGACGTTTCCGATGATTGTCCTCGGTGTCCTCGCCGTGTTGGCGGGTTACATCAATACACCGTGGTTCGGAACATTCCTTGGGGATTGGCTTACAAAAGATGTCCAGTTTCAAGTCGAGAAAAGTCATGGTCCTATCTGGATTATGGTTGTTGCGACGCTTATTTCACTAGCAGGTATTTTCTTGGCGTACCTCATGTATGGAAAACGTTCTATTTCCAAGGACTGGGCTGGCGGAAAAGAAACAATGACGTACAGCATATTGAAGGAGAAATATTATATAGATGAAATCTATAGCACTGTGGTACTCCCGCTCGTAAAAGGAATTGCGATTGTACTTCGTTTTTTTGAAACATATATCGTTGAAGGAATCGCACGATTGATTGGCGGTATAGTACGAGGTACTAGTAGCGGTGGCTCCAAATTACAAAATGGGAAGGTACAAATGTATGGAACAGTGACTGCTGTTTCTTTAGCGGCATTAGTTGTCATTCTGTTATTTACAGGGGGGTATTGGCAATGA
- the nuoI gene encoding NADH-quinone oxidoreductase subunit NuoI, giving the protein MKGLFKGLKYTLSNLSKKKVTYDYPNQPLPLPDRFRGIQKFYPEKCIVCNQCANICPTDCIQLTGKKHPGPTKKGKIIDTYDINFEICILCDLCTEVCPTEAIVMTNNFELAEYTRDDLFKNLQWLDENDENVRRENKA; this is encoded by the coding sequence ATGAAGGGATTATTTAAAGGTCTAAAGTATACGCTTAGTAACTTAAGCAAGAAAAAGGTAACGTACGATTACCCGAATCAGCCATTGCCATTACCGGATCGCTTCCGCGGTATTCAAAAATTTTATCCGGAAAAATGTATCGTTTGTAATCAATGTGCAAATATTTGCCCAACTGACTGCATTCAATTAACCGGGAAGAAGCATCCAGGCCCTACGAAAAAAGGGAAAATCATCGATACGTATGATATTAACTTTGAAATTTGTATTCTTTGCGATTTATGCACCGAGGTTTGTCCAACAGAAGCGATCGTCATGACAAATAACTTCGAGCTTGCTGAGTATACACGAGATGATTTGTTTAAAAATTTACAGTGGCTCGATGAAAATGATGAGAACGTCAGAAGGGAGAATAAAGCATGA
- a CDS encoding NADH-quinone oxidoreductase subunit M yields MNAFLLSFFIFSPLLGILMLALTPSKEVRAARGFGLFGTLFPLGIAIVLASTYASGKSLTMFAEKVKWIQFGRFPDVDKEFFSIYYELGIEGFSLVMMFLTALLATLAAIKAFSIQKHIKEFYMLLLILEIGMLGVFAAENLLLFFVFFEITLPPMFLLIGKWGKLNSEKAAYSYLIYNGIGSAILLIAFSILFAKTGTTNITELKEILTGAETTSTGIISDSLQLGLFLALMIAFAIKLPVFPLHRWMVNVHVQAHPAAVMLHAGVLLKIGAYGIVRFGKGLFPEQFNDFAMVFAILGVVNLLYGAFLALVQTDFRKVLAYSSISHMGIVLMGLAALNVAGMKGALFQVVSHGLIAALLFFLLGMIEERFGTSNITKLGGLTKQVPVLSGFLLAGSMASLGLPGMSGFVSEFLAFLGLFQAKPIIAAIGALGIILTAVYVLRATLQVTFGKGNSEPKRDVHGWEYVPIVLLLACIIVIGVIPEMLGMPLQDTVKMLGGR; encoded by the coding sequence ATGAATGCATTCTTATTATCATTCTTCATTTTTTCACCGCTTCTTGGTATTCTCATGCTCGCGTTAACACCTAGCAAAGAGGTAAGAGCGGCGCGAGGTTTCGGCCTATTTGGAACGTTGTTTCCGCTTGGCATCGCCATTGTTCTAGCCAGTACATATGCTTCCGGAAAGAGCTTAACGATGTTTGCGGAAAAGGTAAAATGGATTCAATTTGGGCGTTTTCCAGATGTGGATAAAGAATTTTTTTCCATTTACTATGAGCTTGGCATCGAGGGTTTTTCACTTGTGATGATGTTCTTAACGGCGCTTTTGGCAACACTTGCTGCGATAAAGGCGTTTTCGATTCAGAAACATATAAAAGAATTTTATATGCTGCTACTAATACTTGAGATTGGTATGTTAGGTGTCTTTGCCGCAGAAAACTTACTCTTGTTCTTCGTTTTCTTTGAAATTACATTGCCACCGATGTTTTTACTAATTGGAAAGTGGGGGAAATTGAATAGCGAAAAAGCAGCGTATAGCTATTTAATCTATAACGGCATTGGTTCCGCTATTTTACTGATTGCCTTTTCTATTCTCTTTGCGAAAACGGGTACAACGAATATTACAGAGCTAAAAGAGATTTTGACAGGAGCTGAAACGACATCTACCGGCATTATTTCAGATTCCTTGCAGCTTGGTTTATTCCTTGCTCTTATGATTGCATTTGCAATTAAGCTGCCGGTATTTCCGTTGCATCGCTGGATGGTGAATGTACACGTACAAGCCCATCCTGCGGCAGTTATGCTACATGCAGGTGTTCTGCTGAAGATTGGGGCATATGGGATTGTCAGGTTTGGGAAAGGGTTATTTCCAGAACAGTTTAACGACTTTGCAATGGTGTTTGCCATTTTAGGTGTGGTCAACTTGCTGTATGGTGCGTTTTTGGCACTGGTTCAAACGGATTTCCGAAAAGTGTTAGCCTACTCTAGTATTTCTCATATGGGAATTGTCTTAATGGGATTGGCTGCACTCAATGTAGCGGGTATGAAAGGCGCGTTATTTCAAGTGGTGTCCCACGGTTTAATTGCCGCTTTACTGTTCTTCTTGCTCGGCATGATTGAGGAGCGCTTTGGGACTTCTAACATAACCAAGCTTGGTGGCTTGACAAAACAAGTACCAGTGCTGAGCGGCTTTCTATTAGCCGGAAGCATGGCTTCGCTCGGCCTTCCGGGCATGTCCGGATTTGTTAGCGAATTTCTCGCATTCCTTGGATTATTCCAAGCAAAGCCGATCATCGCTGCGATTGGAGCACTTGGCATTATTTTAACAGCGGTATATGTCCTTCGGGCTACCTTGCAAGTTACATTCGGAAAAGGGAACTCGGAGCCGAAGCGGGATGTGCATGGCTGGGAATACGTTCCGATTGTTTTGCTTCTCGCTTGTATTATCGTGATAGGTGTTATACCGGAAATGCTGGGAATGCCGCTGCAAGACACCGTAAAAATGCTGGGAGGTAGATAG
- the nuoD gene encoding NADH-quinone oxidoreductase subunit NuoD, protein MIRTEEMLLNVGPQHPSTHGVFRLIIKIDGEIIKEATPVIGYLHRGTEKIAESLQYTQIIPYTDRMDYLSAMTNNYVICHAVETMMGLEIPERAEYLRVLAMELGRVASHLVWWGTNLLDIGAVSPFLYAFREREMIINLLNELCGARLTFNYMRVGGVKWDAPDGWIEKVREFVPYMREQLQGYHDLVSGNEIFLHRVKGVGTYSAEDALSYSLSGANLRCTGVKWDLRKDEPYSIYDRFDFDIPVGKEGDAWDRYVCRMEEIEESLKIIEQAAQQFPADGPTMAKVPKIIKVPKGEAFVRIESPRGEIGCYIASEGKKEPYRLKFRRPSFYNLQILPKLLKGENIANLITILGGVDIVLGEVDG, encoded by the coding sequence ATGATTCGTACAGAAGAAATGTTGTTAAACGTAGGACCGCAGCATCCGAGTACGCACGGTGTATTTCGACTTATTATTAAAATCGATGGAGAAATCATTAAGGAAGCTACACCTGTCATTGGTTATTTACACCGGGGAACGGAGAAGATTGCAGAGAGTTTGCAGTATACGCAAATTATCCCGTATACAGATCGAATGGACTATTTATCGGCGATGACTAATAACTATGTCATCTGTCACGCAGTCGAGACGATGATGGGTCTGGAGATTCCAGAGCGTGCGGAATATTTGCGGGTTCTAGCGATGGAACTTGGCCGCGTTGCAAGTCATCTTGTTTGGTGGGGAACAAACTTGCTTGATATCGGGGCCGTTAGCCCGTTTCTATATGCATTCCGGGAGCGGGAGATGATTATTAACTTGCTAAATGAATTGTGCGGCGCGCGGCTTACGTTCAACTATATGCGGGTGGGCGGCGTGAAATGGGATGCACCGGACGGCTGGATTGAAAAGGTCCGTGAGTTTGTCCCTTATATGAGAGAGCAACTGCAAGGCTATCACGATCTTGTGAGCGGGAATGAAATCTTCTTACATCGTGTGAAAGGTGTGGGAACGTATAGTGCGGAAGACGCCCTTTCTTATTCGCTGAGCGGAGCGAATTTACGCTGCACGGGTGTAAAGTGGGATCTTCGTAAGGATGAACCGTATTCCATTTATGATCGTTTTGATTTTGATATTCCGGTAGGTAAAGAAGGAGATGCTTGGGACCGTTACGTTTGCCGCATGGAGGAAATTGAGGAATCCCTGAAAATTATCGAACAAGCTGCCCAGCAGTTTCCGGCAGACGGACCGACGATGGCAAAGGTGCCGAAAATTATTAAGGTGCCAAAGGGCGAGGCCTTTGTCCGCATTGAGTCACCACGCGGAGAAATCGGTTGCTATATTGCTAGTGAAGGGAAGAAAGAGCCGTATCGTTTGAAATTCCGCAGACCGTCTTTTTACAACTTGCAGATTTTACCGAAGCTTTTGAAAGGCGAAAATATCGCGAACTTAATTACGATTTTAGGTGGCGTTGATATTGTACTTGGGGAGGTTGATGGGTGA
- a CDS encoding NADH-quinone oxidoreductase subunit J: MSGELVAFLALSLTAIIGGILMLNLTKVMHMMLALVFTFLSIAGLYFLLSAEFVGVAQILIYSGAVTIIMIFGIMLTKHNAESEASFSLRKLVVFLAVVAFGAVMYFAVNNIEFTDRSTQGGLALHEENTLQIGTLLYSKYIIPFELTSVILLVALIGAIVLAKKDEKEEDSHE, from the coding sequence ATGAGCGGTGAGTTGGTAGCGTTTTTAGCATTGTCCTTAACGGCGATTATAGGCGGTATTCTTATGTTGAACTTAACGAAAGTGATGCATATGATGCTCGCCCTTGTGTTTACGTTTCTTAGTATTGCAGGATTGTACTTTTTGTTATCGGCAGAGTTTGTAGGGGTTGCGCAAATTTTGATTTATTCCGGGGCAGTTACGATTATTATGATTTTCGGCATTATGCTAACGAAGCATAACGCCGAAAGTGAAGCGAGCTTTAGTCTCCGCAAATTGGTCGTATTTCTTGCAGTTGTAGCATTTGGTGCAGTGATGTACTTTGCTGTTAATAATATCGAGTTTACAGACCGCAGTACGCAGGGTGGGTTAGCGCTTCATGAGGAAAATACACTTCAAATTGGAACATTGCTGTATTCAAAATATATTATCCCATTTGAATTAACATCGGTTATTTTACTTGTTGCACTTATTGGAGCAATTGTACTTGCGAAGAAGGATGAGAAGGAGGAAGATTCCCATGAGTAG
- the nuoN gene encoding NADH-quinone oxidoreductase subunit NuoN gives MNTLLSLSWHLMTPEFILFGAAILLSLFDLFLKPSFDRRYLAIGAIGAIILSLVALISLYSEPAGDILNGSFVLDGFSKGFKTLLLLGAILVLCMAMSDDKRWPIQDKGEYYYLFLTALLGALFMASSVDFITLFIGLELLSLSSYILVGIQKGNRAANEAAMKYVINGGISTAITLFGMSYLYGMTGSTNIMDMQRLFMQGVDGNIQLLLALAFLLLFVGLSFKIATVPFHMWAPDVYEGAGTPVTAFLGSISKIAGFIMIVRLFLMVFAGIPVNSSTQSLLGNMNIYIAVLAGITMIIGNTAALRQHNVKRLLAYSGVAHAGYLLVPFVALSPFMMDSMWFYMLAYLLMNIGAFAVIHGLILQSGKENLEIFSGLYKRSPFAAVMMTIFILSLAGIPGTAGFIGKVNIFLGAFFVEPAHYVLASVMMGTTVISFVYYFRILQQMFFRKGNTEEQVNLTFNLKVVISFCAIATLVLGILPAIGYNFFYEYFPLMKDFFFTGNVVQ, from the coding sequence ATGAATACACTACTTAGCTTATCGTGGCATTTAATGACGCCGGAATTTATCCTTTTCGGAGCTGCCATCCTTCTCTCACTGTTTGATTTATTTTTAAAACCTAGCTTTGATCGTCGCTACTTAGCGATTGGAGCGATTGGTGCAATCATATTATCACTTGTAGCTTTAATTTCACTGTATAGTGAGCCAGCTGGAGACATTTTAAACGGCTCATTCGTACTAGATGGATTTTCAAAAGGTTTTAAAACATTATTACTACTTGGAGCAATTCTCGTCTTATGTATGGCGATGAGCGATGATAAAAGGTGGCCAATTCAAGATAAAGGAGAGTACTATTATTTGTTTTTAACAGCTCTTCTCGGGGCGCTGTTTATGGCGTCTAGCGTAGATTTTATTACACTCTTTATCGGCTTGGAATTGCTATCGTTGTCTTCGTACATTTTAGTAGGTATACAAAAGGGAAATCGTGCTGCCAATGAGGCGGCGATGAAATATGTCATTAACGGCGGAATCTCTACGGCAATTACGCTGTTTGGAATGAGCTATTTATACGGTATGACGGGATCGACAAATATAATGGATATGCAGCGCCTGTTTATGCAAGGCGTGGATGGAAACATACAGCTTCTGTTAGCATTGGCCTTCTTGCTTCTGTTCGTTGGTTTGTCTTTTAAAATTGCGACAGTACCGTTTCATATGTGGGCACCAGATGTATATGAAGGAGCGGGGACGCCTGTCACCGCATTTCTAGGGTCAATCTCCAAAATCGCTGGTTTTATTATGATTGTCCGGCTGTTCCTCATGGTTTTTGCCGGCATACCTGTTAATAGTAGTACACAATCACTGCTTGGTAATATGAACATTTATATCGCAGTCCTGGCCGGAATTACAATGATAATTGGTAATACGGCGGCGCTAAGGCAGCACAACGTAAAGCGTCTGCTTGCCTATTCTGGCGTGGCACATGCTGGTTACTTGCTTGTTCCCTTTGTAGCACTATCACCGTTTATGATGGACAGCATGTGGTTTTATATGTTGGCTTATCTTCTGATGAACATCGGAGCTTTTGCTGTTATTCACGGATTAATCTTACAAAGTGGAAAAGAAAATTTGGAAATTTTCTCGGGTTTGTACAAACGATCTCCGTTTGCCGCCGTTATGATGACCATCTTTATTTTATCTTTGGCGGGGATTCCAGGAACAGCTGGTTTCATCGGAAAGGTGAATATTTTCTTAGGTGCATTTTTCGTAGAGCCGGCACATTATGTATTAGCATCAGTCATGATGGGAACAACGGTTATCTCATTTGTATATTACTTCCGCATTTTGCAGCAAATGTTCTTTCGAAAGGGAAATACGGAAGAACAAGTGAATCTTACATTCAACTTGAAAGTCGTTATTAGTTTTTGTGCGATTGCAACTTTGGTGTTAGGAATTTTACCAGCAATCGGCTACAATTTCTTTTATGAATATTTTCCATTAATGAAAGATTTCTTCTTTACTGGGAACGTGGTACAATAG
- a CDS encoding YwmB family TATA-box binding protein: MNVRKLQVILIVIVSIVVFLVGYKEIKPISDEEKMESMIAALEKNGAQMERWSWLARETKTISNIHTFQNLLNEVKENANIQNWELEESHDGYKATSYKKFSSYEERIVVTWTKENTKENTFIIFEISGSKWDSEIVRKMDKIFSTKPTIYTCVQGVLDDKIEGVLQNKTNEVLKDLSARAIEEIEERAFVSVSAYNKKWNDALSTNREKINVQIAIRSIDNKDIIVVGTPIITSEY, from the coding sequence ATGAACGTGAGAAAGTTACAAGTCATTCTTATTGTTATCGTAAGTATTGTCGTATTCTTAGTGGGATATAAAGAGATAAAGCCCATAAGTGACGAAGAGAAGATGGAGAGTATGATTGCAGCTCTTGAAAAAAATGGAGCACAAATGGAGCGGTGGTCATGGCTAGCACGAGAAACAAAAACCATTTCTAACATACATACGTTTCAAAATCTGCTAAATGAAGTGAAAGAAAATGCGAATATTCAAAATTGGGAATTAGAAGAATCCCACGATGGATATAAAGCAACCTCATACAAAAAATTTTCTTCCTATGAAGAACGAATAGTAGTAACGTGGACAAAGGAAAATACTAAAGAAAACACTTTCATTATTTTTGAAATAAGTGGGTCAAAATGGGACTCTGAAATCGTTCGAAAAATGGATAAAATTTTTAGTACAAAACCTACAATTTATACTTGTGTTCAAGGTGTACTGGATGATAAGATTGAAGGTGTTTTGCAAAATAAAACCAATGAGGTTTTGAAAGATCTTTCAGCAAGAGCGATCGAAGAGATAGAAGAAAGAGCATTTGTGTCAGTCTCCGCATACAATAAAAAGTGGAATGACGCTCTTTCAACAAATAGAGAGAAAATCAATGTGCAAATAGCAATACGTTCTATAGACAACAAAGATATAATTGTGGTTGGCACACCGATCATAACTTCTGAGTATTGA
- the nuoH gene encoding NADH-quinone oxidoreductase subunit NuoH, producing the protein MIQHLLESPAGWTNFLIFFGLAVLLLFAVLGFVTYGILAERKVMGFMQGRIGPNQVGGRFGLLQTVADVLKLLLKEDSIPKAADKPLFILAPVIAFAPAFMVLAVIPFTDKFQFADIGVGLLYYIAISGITTIGVVTGGWASNNKYSLLGGMRAAAQMISYEIPLVMSVIGVVLLAGSLNLNEIVQSQEKIWYIFAQPVGFVIFLIAAVAELNRTPFDLPEAESELVSGYHTEYSGFRWAFFMLSEYVYFFGMASLITVLFLGGWQPIPFLGFIPGAVWFALKFSSVVFLLIWFRVTFPRMRGDQLMEFGWKVLLPIALANIFLTALIKELFF; encoded by the coding sequence ATGATACAGCACCTCTTAGAGTCACCGGCAGGTTGGACGAATTTTCTTATCTTTTTTGGGTTAGCAGTTTTGCTCCTGTTTGCTGTTCTTGGTTTTGTTACATACGGGATTTTAGCAGAGCGGAAAGTGATGGGATTTATGCAAGGCCGGATTGGTCCGAACCAGGTTGGTGGACGATTCGGTTTACTGCAAACCGTAGCTGATGTGTTAAAGCTGTTATTAAAAGAGGATAGCATTCCGAAGGCTGCGGATAAGCCGCTGTTTATATTAGCACCTGTCATCGCATTTGCCCCAGCCTTTATGGTGCTCGCAGTGATTCCGTTTACGGATAAGTTTCAGTTTGCTGATATTGGAGTGGGACTTCTTTATTATATTGCCATTTCAGGTATTACAACGATTGGTGTTGTGACCGGGGGCTGGGCATCAAACAATAAATATTCGTTATTAGGCGGAATGCGTGCTGCGGCGCAGATGATTTCCTACGAGATTCCGCTCGTGATGAGCGTAATTGGTGTCGTTTTGTTAGCGGGTAGTCTGAACTTAAATGAAATTGTACAGTCTCAAGAGAAGATTTGGTACATCTTTGCGCAGCCAGTTGGGTTTGTCATTTTCTTAATTGCTGCTGTAGCGGAGTTAAACCGGACGCCGTTTGATTTGCCGGAAGCAGAATCGGAGCTTGTCTCTGGCTACCATACGGAATACTCGGGTTTCCGCTGGGCGTTCTTTATGCTTTCTGAATACGTGTACTTCTTTGGAATGGCTTCGCTTATAACGGTGTTGTTTTTAGGAGGGTGGCAGCCGATTCCGTTCCTTGGCTTTATTCCCGGTGCCGTTTGGTTTGCATTAAAGTTCAGCAGCGTTGTTTTTCTATTAATTTGGTTTCGCGTGACGTTCCCGCGTATGCGAGGCGACCAATTGATGGAGTTTGGCTGGAAGGTACTATTGCCAATCGCGCTTGCAAACATTTTCTTAACGGCATTGATTAAGGAGTTGTTCTTCTAA